TGGCTCCCACGCCGAGCGCCGGCGAGAAGCCCACTTCGTTCGGATCACCGGTCGGACCGCTGGCCGATACGCCGCCGGTTCCCGTGTCGTCGTCGAGCGAGGCCAATCTCGGACGCACGGCGAATGCCGCGGGCTCGCGAGGCGCGACAGCCGACACGCTGGCGGCGCTCGACCAGTCGCTGGCGTCGGCGGCGAGTGCGGCGGACTCGGGCGGATCGAACGGCGCGGGCGCCGGGGCCGGCGCTCCCGGCCTTACCGGACAGGGGTACGGCAGTGCCGGGTCTGGAGACTTCGCCTGGGACGACCCCGGGGCCGGGTGCGAGGTGATCTCGAATCCCGATCCGAAGACTGCCGGCATCGGCGGCGACGGCATGACCTACCACATCAAGGTACGCTTCCGCGTCGACGCGAGCGGCCTGGTCACCAGCGCACAGATTACCGAGGGCAGCGGCAACAGCGCGTTGGATGCGGCGGTATTGACCGCGGCACGGCGCATGAGCTTTGCCTGCAAGGCAGAGGCGCGCGGCGTCAAGTCGTACCGGGTGAGCTAGCTGGCCCATCTGCTCGATACAGCGCAC
The Spirochaetaceae bacterium genome window above contains:
- a CDS encoding energy transducer TonB — its product is MTTTATLYDPRLNARLKKALLMAMILHAAMFIALGIRAILVDEEPRGPLTVQLADPPPKPKPKPPPEPAKPAKPAPKQVQKAADSTPAPAKPAPVPQSQPAPKPPPAAAPAKPLPTAPKTTSTPKPQPAATPAIPKPVIANQPPPPPAVSREEAAASAQALAQAALQQLAPTPSAGEKPTSFGSPVGPLADTPPVPVSSSSEANLGRTANAAGSRGATADTLAALDQSLASAASAADSGGSNGAGAGAGAPGLTGQGYGSAGSGDFAWDDPGAGCEVISNPDPKTAGIGGDGMTYHIKVRFRVDASGLVTSAQITEGSGNSALDAAVLTAARRMSFACKAEARGVKSYRVS